A window of the Helianthus annuus cultivar XRQ/B chromosome 4, HanXRQr2.0-SUNRISE, whole genome shotgun sequence genome harbors these coding sequences:
- the LOC110935875 gene encoding cytochrome P450 Tp4149 isoform X1, protein MENFSSLQTLLLTLLSCLIVVIFICVKWISFDSKNRIKIPPSPRKLPIIGNFHQLGSSPDLNLQLLSQKYGAIMLLQLGSIPTLVASSAAAAQEIMKTHDLSFCSRPSLTMANILLYGSKGISFSPYGEYWRQLKSIMVLKLLSNTRVKSYQKVREDEVGHTIQLLEESCGTIVDMRSVFGSLTNDIICRASVGRKLDGPKLTNLLRRFVDMFTVFSIGSYIPWLSWVDQIIGSIRKAEKVAEELDEFLEEVIEEHENKKKGEDTNSDEAGEDFVDILIDLQKDKTTGFSLQRDSLKALILEAFSAGTETTQTSLEWALSELIKNPRVMNKLQQEVTEIAQRRAMISEEDLEKVPYLKAVIKEALRLHPPLPLLLPRKSMQDVKVMGYDIRAGTQVIINAWAIGRDPALWGESIEFKPERFLNNSITYQGMQFDWLPFGAGRRSCPGIHFSLPVIELALANIVYKFDMVLPNGIRNEDLDMTEAFGITMHKKSPLLVLLGPRF, encoded by the exons ATGGAAAATTTCTCATCCTTACAAACTCTTCTCCTCACTTTGTTGTCATGCCTCATCGTAGTGATTTTTATTTGTGTCAAATGGATTTCATTTGATTCCAAGAATAGGATAAAAATACCTCCATCTCCGCGAAAACTTCCAATAATCGGAAACTTCCACCAACTAGGCTCAAGCCCTGATCTCAACCTCCAACTTTTGTCCCAAAAATACGGCGCAATTATGCTCCTTCAACTTGGCAGCATCCCAACACTTGTAGCATCATCTGCTGCAGCAGCCCAAGAGATCATGAAAACACATGATCTCTCATTTTGTAGTCGACCTAGCTTAACTATGGCCAACATATTGCTCTATGGCTCTAAGGGTATATCATTTTCTCCTTATGGGGAATATTGGAGGCAGTTGAAGAGCATTATGGTACTTAAGCTTCTAAGTAATACACGAGTCAAGTCATACCAAAAAGTGAGAGAAGATGAGGTAGGTCACACGATTCAATTGCTCGAAGAAAGTTGTGGGACCATCGTTGATATGCGGTCAGTGTTTGGTTCACTAACAAATGATATAATTTGTAGGGCTTCCGTGGGAAGGAAACTTGATGGACCAAAGCTCACAAATTTATTGAGAAGGTTCGTGGATATGTTTACGGTCTTTAGTATAGGTAGTTATATTCCATGGTTATCATGGGTAGATCAAATCATTGGTTCTATAAGAAAAGCGGAAAAAGTGGCTGAAGAACTTGATGAGTTTCTTGAAGAAGTTATTGAAGAACATGAAAATAAGAAAAAAGGGGAGGATACTAATAGTGATGAAGCTGGGGAAGACTTTGTTGACATTTTAATAGATCTCCAAAAAGATAAAACAACTGGCTTTTCCCTTCAAAGAGATTCCCTTAAAGCTCTCATCTTG GAGGCGTTTTCAGCTGGAACTGAAACCACTCAAACAAGTCTAGAGTGGGCATTGAGTGAGCTTATAAAAAATCCAAGAGTAATGAATAAGCTGCAACAAGAAGTTACAGAAATAGCACAACGAAGAGCCATGATTTCAGAGGAGGATTTGGAAAAAGTGCCGTATCTTAAAGCTGTAATAAAAGAGGCTTTGCGGTTGCATCCTCCACTCCCACTTCTTCTTCCCAGAAAATCAATGCAAGATGTAAAAGTAATGGGGTATGATATTAGAGCAGGAACACAAGTGATTATCAACGCTTGGGCAATAGGAAGAGATCCTGCCTTGTGGGGAGAATCAATTGAGTTTAAGCCTGAGAGGTTCTTAAACAATTCCATTACTTATCAAGGGATGCAGTTTGATTGGCTTCCATTTGGTGCTGGCCGAAGATCATGTCCGGGCATTCACTTTAGTTTACCTGTTATTGAGCTTGCATTAGCAAACATCGTTTACAAGTTTGACATGGTGTTGCCAAATGgaataagaaatgaggatttggACATGACTGAGGCATTTGGAATTACAATGCATAAGAAGTCCCCTCTATTAGTTTTGTTGGGTCCTCGGTTCTAG
- the LOC110935875 gene encoding cytochrome P450 Tp4149 isoform X2: MRASVGRKLDGPKLTNLLRRFVDMFTVFSIGSYIPWLSWVDQIIGSIRKAEKVAEELDEFLEEVIEEHENKKKGEDTNSDEAGEDFVDILIDLQKDKTTGFSLQRDSLKALILEAFSAGTETTQTSLEWALSELIKNPRVMNKLQQEVTEIAQRRAMISEEDLEKVPYLKAVIKEALRLHPPLPLLLPRKSMQDVKVMGYDIRAGTQVIINAWAIGRDPALWGESIEFKPERFLNNSITYQGMQFDWLPFGAGRRSCPGIHFSLPVIELALANIVYKFDMVLPNGIRNEDLDMTEAFGITMHKKSPLLVLLGPRF; the protein is encoded by the exons ATGAG GGCTTCCGTGGGAAGGAAACTTGATGGACCAAAGCTCACAAATTTATTGAGAAGGTTCGTGGATATGTTTACGGTCTTTAGTATAGGTAGTTATATTCCATGGTTATCATGGGTAGATCAAATCATTGGTTCTATAAGAAAAGCGGAAAAAGTGGCTGAAGAACTTGATGAGTTTCTTGAAGAAGTTATTGAAGAACATGAAAATAAGAAAAAAGGGGAGGATACTAATAGTGATGAAGCTGGGGAAGACTTTGTTGACATTTTAATAGATCTCCAAAAAGATAAAACAACTGGCTTTTCCCTTCAAAGAGATTCCCTTAAAGCTCTCATCTTG GAGGCGTTTTCAGCTGGAACTGAAACCACTCAAACAAGTCTAGAGTGGGCATTGAGTGAGCTTATAAAAAATCCAAGAGTAATGAATAAGCTGCAACAAGAAGTTACAGAAATAGCACAACGAAGAGCCATGATTTCAGAGGAGGATTTGGAAAAAGTGCCGTATCTTAAAGCTGTAATAAAAGAGGCTTTGCGGTTGCATCCTCCACTCCCACTTCTTCTTCCCAGAAAATCAATGCAAGATGTAAAAGTAATGGGGTATGATATTAGAGCAGGAACACAAGTGATTATCAACGCTTGGGCAATAGGAAGAGATCCTGCCTTGTGGGGAGAATCAATTGAGTTTAAGCCTGAGAGGTTCTTAAACAATTCCATTACTTATCAAGGGATGCAGTTTGATTGGCTTCCATTTGGTGCTGGCCGAAGATCATGTCCGGGCATTCACTTTAGTTTACCTGTTATTGAGCTTGCATTAGCAAACATCGTTTACAAGTTTGACATGGTGTTGCCAAATGgaataagaaatgaggatttggACATGACTGAGGCATTTGGAATTACAATGCATAAGAAGTCCCCTCTATTAGTTTTGTTGGGTCCTCGGTTCTAG